The window gtaatctcattcttgaaggcctgGTGTAtattgagaagggttgtcttttgtatctagcctttgtgagggatgtcagtgtagagactcctagtattgattctgttccagttatgagggagtttcccgatgtgtttcctgtagacctgtcggacatgccaccggatagggatattaattttggtattgacctggtgccggacactcagcccatttctattccgtcgtatcgtatggcaccaacggagttgaagaaattaaacgagcagctttaggaactccttgataaggggttcattcggcgtagtgtgtcaccttgggatgcgccggttctatttgtgaagaagaaggatggcacaataaggatttgcattgattataggtagttgaataaagtaacaattaagaacaagtatcttttgcctcgcattaatgatttatttgaccagatTCAGGGACCgtgagtgttttccaagattgatctccgttcgcgTTATCACCTGTTGaaaatcagggactcggatattatTAAGAaagctttcaggacctgatatggtcattatgagttcttggtgatgtcttttgggctgaccaatgccctagcaacgttcatgcatttgatgaacagcatgttcccgccttatctcgactcatttgtcataatctttattgatgacattctggtgtattcgcgtattCCGGAGGaacacgcagagcatttgagagttgtgttgcagagattgagggaggagaaactttacgCAAAATTccctaagtgtgagttttggcttagtttagttgctttcttggggcacgtggtgtccaacgagggtattcaggttgatccgaagaagatagaggcagtttagagttggcctataCCGTTCTCAGCCACAGaaattcgcagctttcttggtttagcTGGTTATTATCGCCAGgttgtttagggattttcatctatcgcatcgcccttgaccaagttgacttagaagggtgcttcatttgtatggtcggatgagtgtgaggagagctttcagaagctcaagacagccttgaccacagctccaatgttagttctgccatcagcttcagattcatataccgtgtattgtaatgctttgagagttggtattgggtgtgtattgatgcaggagggtagagttattgcttatgcttctcatcagctgaagccccatgagaagaactaccctgttcatgatttggagttggctaccattgtgcacgcgttgaagatttggaggcattacttgtatggtgtgtattgtgaggtgtttactgatcatcgtagcctccagcacttgttcaagtagaaggatatcaatttgaggcagcggagatggttggagttgctaaaggattacgatattactatattgtaccatctggagaagggcaatgtggtggccgatgctttgagccaaaaggtagtgagtatgggtagtttggcatatattccagttggggagagacctcttgcagttgatgttcaggaattggccaatcggttcgtgactttagatatttcggagcctagtcgggtattggattgtgtggtttctcagtcttccttatatgatcgcatcagagagcgccagtatgatgatcctcatttgcttgtccttaaggacagagttcaacatgatgatgcaAGTGACGTGGctattagtgatgatggggtattgaggatgcaggtccggatatgtgtgcccaatgtagataggcttcgggagttgattctggatgaggcccatagctcgcggtattccattcatccgggtgctgcgaagatatatcaggatttgaggcagcattattggtggaggagaatgaataaagacattgtgggatttgtagctcggtgtctcaattgtcagcaggtgaaatatgagcatcagagaccgagtggcttgcttcagcagatggatattccagagtggaagtggcagcgaatcaccatggactttgtagttaggctcccacagactttgaagaagttcgatgctatttaggtgattgtggatcggttgaccaagtccgcgcacttcattcctgtgtgtactacctatttttcagagTAGTTGGCAGAGATCAATATCTGGGAGATttttcatttgcatggtgtcccagtttccatcatttcagatagaggcactcagtttacttcgtagttttggaggtctgtacagcgagagttggttactcaggttgagttgagcatagcttttcaccctcatacggaccgacagtccgagcgcactattcagatattggaggacatgtcgcgtgcttgtgtcattgattttggagggtcatggatcagtttctaccatttgcagagtttgcttttaacaatagctaccagtcgagtattcagatagctccatatgaggttttgtatgggaggcggtgtagatctccagttggttggtttgagctgggtgaggctaggctattggggacagacttggtgcaggatgctttagaaaaggtgaaggtaatttaggagaggcttcgtatagtgcagtcgagacaaaagagctatgctaacaggaaggttcgggatatgTCCtccatggttggtgagaaggttgtgttgaaggtttcgcccataaagggtgatatgagatttgggaagaagggtaaattgagtcatcggttcactgggccttttgaggtgcttcagaggtttgaggaggtggcttatgagtttgctttgccacccagcttgtcgagtgtgcatccagtatttcatgtttctatgcactggaagtatattggggatccgtctcatgttttggatttcagcatggtgcagttagatggtgatttgacttatgatgtggagccaactgctattttggagcgtcaggttcgaaagttgagatcaaaggatatagcttcagtgaaagtgtagtgtaGAGGTtacccgtggaggaggctacctgggagaccaagcaggagaTGCGGAACAGATATCCTCACcggtttgaggcttcaagtatgtttcttgactcgttcgaggacgaatgcttgtttaagagggggagaatgtgacgactcggccagtcgtctcataagttaccgctctgtttcccccgtttctacttcttattgctttgtttatcggttctatatatGACTGGGTTTGTTGGTTcgggttcagagaggttttggtaaggtttgagacacttagtctcttttgagggagcttaagttgaaaaagtcaatgggatgttgacttatgtgttagaggactctgatgtgagttccgatggttcggatagcttcgaatagctttgggaggtgatttgggtcttaggagcgtgatcggaatgtgttttggaggtccggggtagatttaggcttgaattggcgaaattggaattttggcattttccggttgataggtgagattttgatataggggtcggaatggaattccgggagttgtaatagttctgttgtgtcattagggatgtgtgttcaaaatttcaagtcattcagacgtggttttatagactttttgatcaaaagcgtaatttagaatattttggaattcttaggcttgaatccgatgcgaatttcgTGTTCTGATGctgttttgagcattccaaaggttggaacaagtttgaatgatgttatgaaatatgctggaatgtttggttgaggtccgggggacTCGGGTGCGTTTtaggtggttaaacggatcatttcaagatgttgagaattgcagaaaatctgCTGAAGTGTTGCAGAAAAATTgactttcgcgttcgcgagtaggccctcACATTCGCAAATGGTTAGCAGGTGAGGCTGAggatttagccttcgcgttcgtgagggagGCTCCGCATTTTCAAAGTTCTGGGGTCTtgtgcattgcgttcgcgaggtATCAGGcccgttcgcgtagaggaaatttgAGCAGTTGGGTTCAGgcggatttgttcttcgcgttcgcggaaggggAGTCGCGCTCGCGGTGAGTAAGGGAGCTAGGTCTTCGTGTTTGCGAGCTGGGAGTCGTGATCACGATGAAGGAAATTTGGTCAAAGTCagtttgtgcttcacgaatgcgaggcgttgaccgcattcgcgaagaaagattggatgcctgggcagaatgtttaaatagccatttgtccgcgattttggggttaacttccaccatgtttgagcgattttggagctttttgaagagaattgaagagggatttaaggggaaacacttggaggtaagatctatggacttaatactcgattataatgtgaattctaccttattaatcatggaatttaagcttaatattgaagaactagggcttgcaattggagacctagaatttgggatttgaggggtcgtttgtggttggattttgatgcttttggtatgaatgaactcggggagttataaggagtctattgatgtaatttttatcggaatccgaggcGTGGGACCGGGGGaagggtttggccaattttgggatttgtgttgtaatttgatttctttcgagtgggttttgttcccttagcatatttggatggttttgcactgattttggttagatttggagcatcctgagggtagaggtgagtaatgattgtaaatgttatcctgagggtatgaaaccccggatttgcacatcgttgtgctatattgaggtgactcacatgctagatgacgagcgtggggtcgtgcactgttagggattgtgacttagtttatcccgtatgactgttgtactgtgtatttgattgaaaactatttgctatcatcatgttttgggctgaatgccatatttgggcctcgtgccaactatttggacccttaggagatttttcctgatatttcctcactgttttgactttatacttgtactcagtcatgtatATTCTAATATTTTCATAACTCTGCCATGTTTACTCCGttttcaacacttaaaatgatattttaatgaTAGTTTGGGCTGAGTATCATATTTTATTATGCttgagtggcttatgagattctgactgagtaaggtcgaggtcctgtgttgtgaggttattgaactgattcatgattatgaggttgagggcctgagattgtatgccacaaggtggcttattgatatgaggccgagagcctactgattatgccacgagatgacttgatattgtgcttgggtcataaggggcccctcccggagtctgtacatccccagtgagcgcgggtacccattgtgatatgagatattgcccgaggggctggtgttgttccacgatattgcccgaggggcggattctgttgacattgttcCCGAGGGGAAGATTTCTATGTGTTTATCTATTCTAGCTACttttcatttaattgtttaactgttaaaagggTATTTTAAaaaagcttaaactgaactaaggtgactttacatgttttcactgttttattatttttactggttttatactccttctttatagcctgttgatgtgcctttacgtgatttcttatcgctcagtcttcatttattattattactcactgagttggagtactcactttactccctgcacacGAGATtacttgatattgtgcttgggtcataaggggcccctcccggagtctgtacatccccagtgagcgcgggtaccaattgtgatatgagatatagcccgaggggctggtgttgttccacgatattgcccgaggggcggattctgttgacattgttcCCAAGGGGAAGATTTCTATGTGTTTATCTATTCTAGATGCttttcatttaattgtttaactgttaaaagggtatttttaaaaaggttaaactgaactaaggtgactttacatgttttcactgttttattatttttactggttttatactgcttctttatagcctgttgatgtgcctttacgtgatttcttatcgctcagtcttcatttattattattactcactgagttggagtactcactttactccctgcaccccgtgtgcagattcaggcgcttcatgtcctgcttgcgagggttgagagcttccagcagacttcggagattcactaggtagctgatcggcgttcgcagcctagtgGTTCTCCCTCTATATTATTTTCTCATGTTTTAGCTATGTAATAGTTGtgtagactctttcagacttgtagtttttatgatagatgctcatgactggtgacaccctgatgccgggttatgtctattccgcaaacggtattatttaccttattttgagatttttattattatgttaaaaaattagttttattacttaattgcttaaaaatgaatCGGAAATGTGTCgcatggccttgtcttcacgagaggtgtcatTACGATCGGGTTcagatttagggtcgtgacagtagtTGAGTTAGTTAGTGTGGCATTTTTGTAATTAGTAGTCATATTTTAATTTCCTTTTAGACACACGTGTATATACACTTCTCAGACATGGAAATAATACACACTTTTAGTTTCCCCAATTCTTCTAATCTCTAGAACCTTCTCTGAAGCTCGACCTGGTTCATCAATGGAGAAATGTCGATTGTTCTGATCTCCATcttcaacatggtatcaaagctcAGCTCATAATCTCCGATCCACATCCAGTTCGTATTCTATTTTCTTCTTCGTTATTTTCACCCGATATTGAAATTACAAATCGGAAGTTCTTAGCCCGCAATTTTTTCTTTGAGAATGATTGATTCACACACTCTCAATCCTTAATTAACTCAAATTCCTAACATTTTTTACTTAAATTCATGGCTGGATACAAAGATACTCAGGATACCGCCACAATTTTTGATTCGACCAATCCGCTATACATGCACCTATTGAAAAGTGCTAGGACTGTTTTGGTATCGATGGCATTTGACGGCACAGGCTATAGATCCAGGATGAGAGGTGTTCTTAGAGCCCTCTCTGTGAAAAACAAAGTCGTATTCATCACAGGAAAGTGTAAGAAACCTAATGCTAGAGAGGCGACCTATGATCGATGGGCACAATGTGATGATGTGGTGACATTGTGGATTTTAGCTTACTCTCAAATGACTTGGCTGATGGTCTACAGTACGTGAGCGATGCAAAGGAGCTATGGCAAGAGCTTGAGGACATGTACAATCAAACAAATAGAGCAAAACTTTATCAATTACAAAAGGAAATCAACGACCTAAATCAAGAAACCCTAGACATAACTGGATACtacacaaaaatgaaaaatatttgggAGGAGCTTAATACCTTGAATACACACGGCCAATATGGATGTCAATGCACCTGTGGTGCCAAGGGAAATATGTACAAGACAGAACAAGATCGAAGGCTAATTCAGTTTTTAATGGGACTCAATAAAGACCACACAATTGTTAGGGGAAATATTCTAATGATGAATCCCCTGCCTAGTATTGCACATGCTTTCTCCATCCTTATTCAAGAGGAGAAATAGAGATAAATTAGACCAAATAATCGCCTAGTCATGGAATCCACCTCTCTGAATGTGAATGGACCAGGAAACAACAAATTCAGAACCATTTATACTCCACAAGACAATACTACATTATATAACTCGTATAGACCTGCATTTCCTCCTAATACATCTAAGTTGTATTGTGACTACTGTAAAAAGCAGGGGCATACCAAACTGctataggttacataggtttccaCAAGACTTCAAGTTTACAAAAGGTAGGAACACATGATCTACTGCAAATGTCCATGGTTAGTGTGAAGAGATGCAAGTCTGCAGCAATGAAGATGTTGATAGCAGGAACCATAACCAAAATCTTCAGAACCTGACAAAGAAACAATACAACCAGTTGCTGAATCTGTTGGATAACTTCAAAGtcaacaatgcaagagaaaatccAAACATGATCACTAGTAGAGCTGTGAACTTTGTAGGTATTCTAGCTTGCTGTACTTATAATGAGATAGTTGAAACAACCATATGTAAATGTTCAAATTATTCAATTGCTAACCTATGGATATTAAACAGTAGAGCTACAAACCACATGACATATAGAAAATCATTTCTAACCAACATTAGAACCCTACCTTATCCGTTCTTTGTCACCTTGCCTAGTGGATACAAAGTGAAAGTGACAGAAATTGGTGATTCTTTCCTTAGTCCTAAACTAACTTTGGTTAGAGTCTTGTATGTACCGAGTTTCATACAACCTCATTTCAAACCACTCATTAACAGTGCATCTTGATTGCATGGTTAATTTCAACAAGTATCTTTGTCTAATGCAGTCCTCTTCAATGAAGAGGCCTCTGGAGATTGGTAAGGCAAGAAATGGattatattttctttgttcaaAGTGTCCCAGCTGTTCAAACTTGAGTCCATCTACTGCTTCAATTTCTAGTTTGTCTCATTCTTGTGTTTCCATTTCTGATAAAAATGCAGTAAGAAAAAGGATCAAACTCATCCATCTCATTCATTACCAACTATAAATGATCCATCTTGCCCATTGAACAATGTAAATAGTATCCATTCATGCAATAAAACAGATCCTTTTACTGTGAGTTCTTCTTCTATATGTTATGCATCTTATGGAAATAATGTTGATTACTTGTGGCACAATAGGCTAGGACATGTACCTTATGTGAAAATGATGAAAATATCTACTAAGCCAGCCAATTTTGCTCCCAAAcaaccttttatttgttcaatatGCCCTATGGTTAGACAAACTAGGCTGTCATTCCCCGAAAGAACCACTTCATCCACGAAAATCTTTGAATTACTCCATGTAGACCTGTGGGGGCCTACCATACATCAGCACACGATAATTAAAAATACTTTCTTAACATGGTTGATGATTTTAGTAGGTCAACTTGGACTCACCTCTTAAGTTGAAAAAGTAATACATTTCATGCCATTAAAAGTTTTCTGTCCATGATTGAAAATCAGTTTGACACCTCAGTTAAGACCATTAGATCTGACAATGGTCTAGAATTTGTTAACAATGAAACCATGACTTACTTCCAAGAAAAAGGCATAGTATATCATAAAACTTGTTCAtacacaccacaacaaaatggtgtggtggaaagaaaatacaaatacctACTTGAAACAGCAAGAGCCCTTCTTTACCAGTCCAAACTATCCATAAGGTACTGTAGAGAGTGCATTCTGACAGCTACATATATAATAAATAGGCTCCCATCCACTATTCTTAATGACAAAATCCCTTTTGAACTTCTGTACATCAAAAGGCCCAAATATTCACAACTCAAGAGTTTTAGCTACCTGTGCTCCCTTGTACACAGAAAACTCACAGAGACAAGTTTGAACCAAGTGTCACACCTCATATGTTTGTAGGTTTATCCCTTTGGTACAAAAGGTTACAAGGTCCTAGACTCATCCACAAAAAGAATACATATATCTAGAGATGTAATattccatgaaaatatttttccttttgcaGTTTTACCTGAACATTCCAATTTCCCTTCTGTATTGCATATGATAAATTGCAATCTATCTTGCTTCCATCCTACTTCTGGGGAGTCAAATGATTGTAGCATGTATGATGAAGATGCATCAATTTCGGTCACTGATAGACCTGTAAATGATACTGTTGCACCTGTTCTTCCACCTAGTTCACCTTTTTGTCCATCTAGTTTAACAACACCTAATCAGATGTCAAGCTCACACATGTCTCCAGAAAATAACCCTGGTTCTCAGCCATCCACACATGCACAGTCCACTGAATCTCAAGACATTGAGTCCAATAATCTTCAAATAAATCCCTCAATTCCTAGAAGATCGGGCAGAACTCATACTACTCCTACACACCTCAAAGACTATGTGTTAAAAGATGCCAACTCTTCAACATCAAAATACAGAATCTGAACATCACACCATTCACACATCATTCAATGTATTCTGCAACAATCAACAATATGTCTCTTTTAATGTCTTGAATCTTGAGAATCAACAATTACTTAGAAACATTTCACATGATTGTGAGTCATCTTCTTATACGGAGGAATCTATGAATTCAGCATGGCAAATGACAATGACACAAGAATTTGAAGCTTTATATGCTAACCATACTTGGGATCTAGTTGAAATGCCTGCAGGAAAGAAAGCTATAGGTTGTAAAGGGTATACAAGATCAACTACAAGGCAGATAAAAGTGTAGAAAGATTCAAAGCAAGGCTTGTAGTGAAGGGATACACACAAGAAACAGGAATTGATTACATAGAGACTTTCTCACCAGTGGTGAAAATGACCACAATCAGAACACTAATCAGCATTGCAGTGAAGAGAGGGTAGAATCTCTATCAACTAGATGTAAACAATGTATTTCTTTATGGGGATCTACATAAAGAAGTGT of the Nicotiana tabacum cultivar K326 chromosome 7, ASM71507v2, whole genome shotgun sequence genome contains:
- the LOC142162227 gene encoding uncharacterized protein LOC142162227; amino-acid sequence: MAFDGTGYRSRMRGVLRALSVKNKVVFITGKCKKPNAREATYDRWAQCDDVYVSDAKELWQELEDMYNQTNRAKLYQLQKEINDLNQETLDITGYYTKMKNIWEELNTLNTHGQYGCQCTCGAKGNMYKTEQDRRLIQFLMGLNKDHTIVRGNILMMNPLPSIAHAFSILIQEEK